One segment of Erigeron canadensis isolate Cc75 chromosome 2, C_canadensis_v1, whole genome shotgun sequence DNA contains the following:
- the LOC122590255 gene encoding protein IQ-DOMAIN 20 isoform X2 codes for MAKTRRWFGIVRRKLLRSPPRSSETVIVLHTNNTTFSQEQQPLNKPSPSPPPPSTTTTIIDDHVSEVSTINKSVAATKIQASFRRHLAKRAYKALRSLVKLQAVVRGAYVRKQSRIALECMHALARLQLWGQKQ; via the exons ATGGCAAAAACCCGAAGATGGTTTGGGATTGTCCGACGAAAGCTTCTCCGATCGCCTCCACGTTCTTCTGAAACCGTCATTGTCCTTCACACAAATAATACAACGTTCTCCCAAGAACAACAACCATTAAATAAACCATCGCCGTCACCACCTCCCCCGTCAACCACAACCACCATTATCGATGATCACGTATCCGAAGTTTCAACCATCAACAAAAGTGTTGCAGCTACTAAAATTCAAGCTTCCTTTCGACGCCACCTT GCAAAAAGAGCGTACAAGGCATTGAGGAGTTTGGTAAAGCTGCAGGCAGTAGTACGAGGCGCGTACGTGAGGAAGCAGTCTCGTATAGCTTTAGAATGCATGCACGCTCTTGCACGTCTTCAG CTTTGGGGTCAAAAGCAATGA
- the LOC122590255 gene encoding protein IQ-DOMAIN 20 isoform X1, giving the protein MAKTRRWFGIVRRKLLRSPPRSSETVIVLHTNNTTFSQEQQPLNKPSPSPPPPSTTTTIIDDHVSEVSTINKSVAATKIQASFRRHLAKRAYKALRSLVKLQAVVRGAYVRKQSRIALECMHALARLQVVVRARQLHLLSSNPSYTPAV; this is encoded by the exons ATGGCAAAAACCCGAAGATGGTTTGGGATTGTCCGACGAAAGCTTCTCCGATCGCCTCCACGTTCTTCTGAAACCGTCATTGTCCTTCACACAAATAATACAACGTTCTCCCAAGAACAACAACCATTAAATAAACCATCGCCGTCACCACCTCCCCCGTCAACCACAACCACCATTATCGATGATCACGTATCCGAAGTTTCAACCATCAACAAAAGTGTTGCAGCTACTAAAATTCAAGCTTCCTTTCGACGCCACCTT GCAAAAAGAGCGTACAAGGCATTGAGGAGTTTGGTAAAGCTGCAGGCAGTAGTACGAGGCGCGTACGTGAGGAAGCAGTCTCGTATAGCTTTAGAATGCATGCACGCTCTTGCACGTCTTCAGGTTGTCGTTCGAGCTCGCCAACTTCATCTCCTCAGTTCTAACCCAAGTTATACTCCAGCTGTTTGA
- the LOC122587679 gene encoding GDSL esterase/lipase At5g33370-like: MASTAQKLLFFVLYAVVNGVTLMKVMAETEYKTNSPIFIFGDSTADVGTNNYLNKCTARADHRYHGIDFAYSKPTGRFSNGKNTADQIVRLLGNHQLSPPPYFALLSHKQTLQRNLLRGSNFASAGAGLFSETGQIQFIKVICMEEQIQQLAAVRRAITDLLGSPKTVDNLFHNSLFIISVGSNDLVEYTVSHGGIIEHPKDLIANLTQAYSRHLTNLYNLGARKFGIIGIPPIGCCPASRVFNTTGGCFEVMNDIARSFYKSMETLLVDFSFLYKGFKYSLGNTYAMTMNIIDNPRGNNFKEVKTACCGSGKFNGAGECKEGANLCFNRDDFLFWDWFHPTEKASELAALTLAYAEGTEYVTPMNFSSLAIA; the protein is encoded by the exons ATGGCTAGTACTGCACAAAAgcttttgttttttgtgttatatgCGGTCGTAAATGGTGTGACGCTGATGAAAGTAATGGCGGAAACAGAGTATAAGACCAATTcacccatatttatatttggGGATTCAACCGCAGATGTTGGGACAAACAACTATCTGAATAAATGTACTGCTAGGGCTGATCATCGTTACCATGGAATCGATTTTGCTTACTCTAAACCTACAGGACGGTTTAGTAATGGCAAAAACACTGCTGATCAAATTG TGAGGCTATTGGGGAATCACCAACTAAGCCCACCACCTTATTTTGCTCTTCTTTCGCATAAGCAGACCCTTCAGCGTAACCTACTTCGTGGATCCAACTTCGCTTCAGCAGGGGCTGGCCTTTTTAGCGAGACAGGCCAAATACAATTT ATCAAGGTAATATGTATGGAGGAGCAAATACAACAATTGGCTGCAGTTCGTCGTGCTATAACAGATTTATTAGGTTCACCAAAGACTGTTGATAATTTATTTCACAATTCATTATTCATCATCAGCGTTGGAAGCAATGATCTAGTCGAATATACAGTTTCTCATGGCGGTATAATTGAACACCCCAAAGACCTCATTGCCAATCTCACTCAAGCCTATTCCAGACATTTAACG AATTTGTATAATTTAGGTGCAAGGAAATTTGGGATAATCGGTATTCCACCAATTGGCTGTTGTCCAGCTTCACGTGTATTCAACACTACCGGTGGGTGTTTTGAAGTAATGAACGACATCGCTAGATCATTTTACAAGTCAATGGAAACTCTTTTGGTCGATTTCAGTTTCTTGTACAAAGGATTCAAGTACTCACTTGGGAATACCTACGCGATGACCATGAACATTATTGACAATCCACGTGGAAACA ATTTTAAAGAAGTGAAAACCGCATGCTGTGGAAGCGGAAAATTCAATGGAGCAGGAGAATGTAAAGAGGGAGCAAATCTTTGTTTCAATAGAGATGATTTCTTGTTCTGGGATTGGTTTCATCCGACTGAAAAGGCATCTGAACTTGCAGCTCTAACACTTGCTTATGCTGAAGGGACTGAATATGTGACGCCCATGAATTTTAGTAGCTTGGCTATAGCATAA